tttacaagggtgtgaaaacttctctagAAAATtcgaaatagaaaaaaaatatatatatatctaccAGAGGTAAGACTTAAGTCTTACATGAATTCTAATACACTTTGGTTCCAAATTAAAGAGAAGTCAAGAAGTAGAGCATTGTATAAAGCCTTAATGGCTGCAATGTCGCCGGCATGCAAACCCTTGGTAGTTCCTAATGGTTGGCCACATAATACCCCCTTCCACAGAGCGGTGGTGAGGGCCCATAAGGTGTCCAATCTCATGCAACGCCACAGTCTCCAATAGCCCATGACTCAACGGCATCAAAATGTAAACGTCCATGTGTGGGCGAAAAGGCATGAGCTATGACTCCTCCAACACTGTCCAAAGGATGGGCGTCTCCATGTTCACCACTTTCCAAGCTTATTTTGATGTCTGTTTAGAGGTACCAAAAAATTGCACCAAAAGTCTCAAATACGTTGCATACAACGAATGGTTGAATGGCAGGAAAGTTGAACGGTCCATGAAGTTCGGAGATTTTTAcagatattatttatttatttttttttttttttgtacactGGTTCATTAATCTTAAGTTATATCAACACTTTTTTGTATGGAAgacttttgtttgttaaaataaatagagaatttctTAGGAACAGAGAATCTATcattaacataaattttactaaattataacaaaattttgcaataaaacaaaacaatagcCACTAATTAGTTAACGTGGGACTTCCctttcaataattttcaacaatCCTTCTCTCGTATAGGGTTTCCCCCTGAAGCCTATGTAGCTCTCGAACAATATCTctttaatcgagactcgactcttttctctggagccctcaaacaaaatacaccgtaccgtttgttcgacacttgagtatTGTATTgacatgactctaataccatattaagaactacgactctccacaatgacaTGACATTGTATGCtctaagcataagctcttatggttTTGCTTCTAGTTTTTCCAAAATGTCTCAttttaatagatattatattttttacttataaacccataatcataCTCTTAATTGGTCATCAATATAGAGAGTGAAGGGGGAGAACTTACTCTTTAGTTGATAAAACTGGATATGGATATTATATTCTCCATCCCTGCTCCACTCCAAATTTTGATAGTTCAAAAAATGTAATCAAGGGTAGATGAGACCaagttttcataaatatatatatatatactaaatgaGTCTTGTTATACATACCTACTTTCTTTAATCTCTCAAAGACTCGAACACTAACTAAGAACAGGCTTAAGTGacacaaatgaaatgaaatggaatgGAGAGAAGAATATAGGAAAAACTTCACATGATTTACCTATGGAAGCCCCCCCTCCGCCTCCATTATCAGCATCTCTCAACCAAACATGACTACAAACTATAATAACCCCATCTTAATGGGATCTCCTCTGCAAATTGACCAAACTATAATAAGCCCCACTTTCTCCCTTCCCCAACAACGCCGAATGCGTCCCTGTCTCCACCACCGTCCCTTTATCCAACACCGCTATCATATCGCAATTCTGTATCGTACTCAGTCTGTGCGCCACCACCACGCTCGTCCGCCCCACCATCACCCTCTCCAGCGCCTCCTGTACCACCTTCTCCGACTGCCCATCCAGCGCGCTCGTCGCCTCATCCAGCAGCAGCACTGCCGGATTCTTCAATATTGCCCTCGCTATTGCAATCCTCTGTTTTTGCCCCCCTGATAGCTGCAATCCCCTGTCCCCGCACCACGTCTCGTACCCGTCCTTTAACCCCGAGATGAAATCGTGTGCGTTCGATGCCTTTGCTGCTTCGATTATCTCTGTTTCCCCCACCTCCTCTGAAACTCCGTACACGATGTTTTCCCTTATTGTTCCCGCGAATAGTGTCGGCTCTTGGCTTACCAACGCGATGTGTTTTCTCAGCGTTCTCAGATGGTACGACTTTATATCGCGACCGTCGATGCTCACTGTCCCTTTGATCGGGTCGTAGAATCGCTCGATCAACCCGATTATGGTGGATTTCCCCGACCCACTTTGCCCAACCAACGCCGTCGATTTCCCGGCCTCGAGTACGATCGAAAACCCACGAAATATCATCACTTCCGCTCGAGATGGGTAAGCGAAATCGACGCTATTGATTTCAATTCGGCCGGTTAATTTATTGGGTTTATACCCTTCTGGGTCGTCCGGTTCAATTTTCGTAAACCGATCCAACACGTCGAAAACCGACCGGACAGCCTCGGACCCTTTGGCGAGATCTGACGTCATACTGCCGGCGTCGGCGATGACGCGACCTGTGCTGATCAGAATCATGAACGTTTCAAACAAAGCTTTGGCAGTGGTTTGGCCTTCAGCGATCAACTTGCCGCCGTACCAGAAATCCAAGGCCCAGGAGCAAGTAGTGAGGCTTTGGGAGCAGCCGAGGCCGATTCCGGCATACCAAGATTGCTTGATGCTTTCTCGTCTGGGGCCTTCTTGTGCGTTCTCGAGCATTTTTAAGATGCGTTCTTGTGAGGAGAAGGCGGTGATGGTTCGGAGATTGGAGACGGCCTCTGCAGCAAGCTTGCTGCTCTGTTCTTGGGCTTTGATGGATTTATTGGACATGTTCTTAAGAAGGACTCGTCTTGTGTAGAAGCACATTATGACTAAGGGTTGGACTGCGATCATTACAAGTGCTAGCCTCCAGGCGATTACGAGCCCCATCGTGAATGCTATGGTTACTGCTGAGATTGTTTGTACAATTAGTGCCATTCTATCGCCCACCAAGGATCGTACCTGCACAAACAACACAATTTTATAGTACGAGGATTGGATCGtcattgatttgatttgataatGAATAATGTGCTTACCACATTGGCATCTTTAGCGAGTCTGGAGCAAATTGTGCCGCTAGAATGCTCATCCTGATCGAACCAcccaatttcaaaagtaagTATTTTAGACAGCATCATCTCTCGGACCCTCTTCGTAAGATATTCCCCCATGTATGCGAAGTTGTAGTGTTGTGTAATGTTCACCATAAGCGAAAACACCGCCAACCCAACAAAGATAAGCGCGTAAATCCTTGTCTTctccttaatttcttcatgaCTTGTCAAAAAATACACTGAAACCATCGTCCCCATTGCGTACGCATACAGCGGCTGCACAGCGCCGAAGAGCATCGCTCCCACGCATCCCATGGACGCCTGCTTCCACTCGGGTAGGTTCAGAGCTAGCAGCCTCCGGAAAGAAGGAACCGGGAGTtggtcttcttcttttttggtcATGGTTGGTGGGGTTTCCTCAACCAGGGTGAACCGGTCGGAGCTGGCTGAATTGGAGAAGCTAGAGCGACGGCTGCTGCTGGTGTTGATTTTTTCGATGTGGGAAATGGAGGAGGAAGTGGAGTGGTGggtgttagcggtgggttcgGGGGGAGATTTGTGTTGGAGATGGACGAGGGAGGTGTAGAGGCCAGTGGGGTTTTGGATGAGGTGGTCGTGAGAGCCGATTTCCATGACTTGGCCGTTTTGGAGGACGGCAATGAGGTCGGCATTGCGGACGGTGGAGAGGCGGTGGGCGATTATGATGGTGGTACGGCCAACGGCGGCTTTGTCCAGAGCTTGTTGGACAATGCGCTCTGATTCGGAGTCTAAGGCGCTGGTGGCTTCGTCCAGAAGGAGGATTCGTGGGCGCTTGATTATGGCTCTGGCAATGGCGATTCTCTGTTTCTGTCCTCCTGACATTTGGACGCCTCTTTCCCCCACCTGTTTAATCGGAcccaatttcaaaaattgaaaatagaatccaagaacaaaataagaaattaccTGTGTATCATATCCTTGAGGAAACTGGGAAAGGAAATTATGAGCATTGGAAGCTTTAGCAGCCTCCACGACCTCATCCATCGTGGCATCCTCCTTCCCAAAAAGAATATTCTCTTTAATAGATGTGGCAAAAAGCGCAGGCTCTTGGCTCACCAGCCCCATTTGCGACCTTAGCC
This genomic window from Cucurbita pepo subsp. pepo cultivar mu-cu-16 chromosome LG01, ASM280686v2, whole genome shotgun sequence contains:
- the LOC111781186 gene encoding ABC transporter B family member 15-like isoform X2; protein product: MRARYLKAVLRQDVGYFDLHVTSTSEVITSVSNDSLVIQDVFSEKIPNFLMNAAMFVGSYIAALSLFWRLAVVGLPFVVLLVIPGLLYGKTLMGLVRKSMEGYKKAGTVAEQAISSIRTVYAFVGEDKTITEYSSALEQSVKLGIKQGFSKGLAIGSNGVSFVIWSFMSWYGSRMVMYHGAQGGTVFAVGAAISVGGLSIGSGLSNIKYFSEACAAGERIMEVINRVPKIDSADMEGQILQNVSGEVQFRNVHFAYPSRPETIVLKDLNLTIPAGRTVALVGGSGSGKSTVISVLQRFYDPIAGSILLDGVAIDKLQLKWLRSQMGLVSQEPALFATSIKENILFGKEDATMDEVVEAAKASNAHNFLSQFPQGYDTQVGERGVQMSGGQKQRIAIARAIIKRPRILLLDEATSALDSESERIVQQALDKAAVGRTTIIIAHRLSTVRNADLIAVLQNGQVMEIGSHDHLIQNPTGLYTSLVHLQHKSPPEPTANTHHSTSSSISHIEKINTSSSRRSSFSNSASSDRFTLVEETPPTMTKKEEDQLPVPSFRRLLALNLPEWKQASMGCVGAMLFGAVQPLYAYAMGTMVSVYFLTSHEEIKEKTRIYALIFVGLAVFSLMVNITQHYNFAYMGEYLTKRVREMMLSKILTFEIGWFDQDEHSSGTICSRLAKDANVVRSLVGDRMALIVQTISAVTIAFTMGLVIAWRLALVMIAVQPLVIMCFYTRRVLLKNMSNKSIKAQEQSSKLAAEAVSNLRTITAFSSQERILKMLENAQEGPRRESIKQSWYAGIGLGCSQSLTTCSWALDFWYGGKLIAEGQTTAKALFETFMILISTGRVIADAGSMTSDLAKGSEAVRSVFDVLDRFTKIEPDDPEGYKPNKLTGRIEINSVDFAYPSRAEVMIFRGFSIVLEAGKSTALVGQSGSGKSTIIGLIERFYDPIKGTVSIDGRDIKSYHLRTLRKHIALVSQEPTLFAGTIRENIVYGVSEEVGETEIIEAAKASNAHDFISGLKDGYETWCGDRGLQLSGGQKQRIAIARAILKNPAVLLLDEATSALDGQSEKVVQEALERVMVGRTSVVVAHRLSTIQNCDMIAVLDKGTVVETGTHSALLGKGESGAYYSLVNLQRRSH
- the LOC111781186 gene encoding ABC transporter B family member 15-like isoform X1, which produces MGKENGESEGIRNKKKSRWGMASIFMHADAVDKFLMTLGFIGAIGDGFTTPLVLIVSSRLMNNIGATSSNSPTESFVTNVDKNAVALLYVACGGFVACFLEGYCWTRTGERQAARMRARYLKAVLRQDVGYFDLHVTSTSEVITSVSNDSLVIQDVFSEKIPNFLMNAAMFVGSYIAALSLFWRLAVVGLPFVVLLVIPGLLYGKTLMGLVRKSMEGYKKAGTVAEQAISSIRTVYAFVGEDKTITEYSSALEQSVKLGIKQGFSKGLAIGSNGVSFVIWSFMSWYGSRMVMYHGAQGGTVFAVGAAISVGGLSIGSGLSNIKYFSEACAAGERIMEVINRVPKIDSADMEGQILQNVSGEVQFRNVHFAYPSRPETIVLKDLNLTIPAGRTVALVGGSGSGKSTVISVLQRFYDPIAGSILLDGVAIDKLQLKWLRSQMGLVSQEPALFATSIKENILFGKEDATMDEVVEAAKASNAHNFLSQFPQGYDTQVGERGVQMSGGQKQRIAIARAIIKRPRILLLDEATSALDSESERIVQQALDKAAVGRTTIIIAHRLSTVRNADLIAVLQNGQVMEIGSHDHLIQNPTGLYTSLVHLQHKSPPEPTANTHHSTSSSISHIEKINTSSSRRSSFSNSASSDRFTLVEETPPTMTKKEEDQLPVPSFRRLLALNLPEWKQASMGCVGAMLFGAVQPLYAYAMGTMVSVYFLTSHEEIKEKTRIYALIFVGLAVFSLMVNITQHYNFAYMGEYLTKRVREMMLSKILTFEIGWFDQDEHSSGTICSRLAKDANVVRSLVGDRMALIVQTISAVTIAFTMGLVIAWRLALVMIAVQPLVIMCFYTRRVLLKNMSNKSIKAQEQSSKLAAEAVSNLRTITAFSSQERILKMLENAQEGPRRESIKQSWYAGIGLGCSQSLTTCSWALDFWYGGKLIAEGQTTAKALFETFMILISTGRVIADAGSMTSDLAKGSEAVRSVFDVLDRFTKIEPDDPEGYKPNKLTGRIEINSVDFAYPSRAEVMIFRGFSIVLEAGKSTALVGQSGSGKSTIIGLIERFYDPIKGTVSIDGRDIKSYHLRTLRKHIALVSQEPTLFAGTIRENIVYGVSEEVGETEIIEAAKASNAHDFISGLKDGYETWCGDRGLQLSGGQKQRIAIARAILKNPAVLLLDEATSALDGQSEKVVQEALERVMVGRTSVVVAHRLSTIQNCDMIAVLDKGTVVETGTHSALLGKGESGAYYSLVNLQRRSH